One part of the Sporocytophaga myxococcoides DSM 11118 genome encodes these proteins:
- a CDS encoding T9SS type A sorting domain-containing protein has translation MRLLKFTLMNLMVGAMSLSAISQTHMINSSNVPYAHMGESVAQYGGYSAFGAYEDGIITPSGSKTYHGAVYLYNNGVLERSFKLTADSMQVANVGRSVSLNSNFVAASFTGFVMSSSPRPCAVIAGKTNGVWNNNFSYSIIDSDVTISTTLQVALDGYGTLAIGSPDATVNGVKTGAVFIYEFNGSTWVKKQVLTPSNVVADGLFGRSIAFHNNYLMVGAPGSQGGRVYTYSKNGTWSQLNVFPSSGTTYAGALGQNVDVSDNTAVVSAPTHNGTGSVFFLDLQNNQWTVASQISNVRASSVAIENVKAVVGVDGVSAQFYLKDWNGWVLKKTRTSTEAGDSFGYDVDIEGSKVLVSRKYADKNGIPNVGAGVSYDYWSTIYSSSREAVDFEEAVEVNNLYPNPTTLSEVTFNSSEEILNVEAYGQNGSSSKLTFSGNKIDVSSLTPGLYTLQIRTANGIESRKLSVL, from the coding sequence AATTTACTCTAATGAATTTGATGGTGGGAGCGATGTCGCTTTCAGCAATTTCCCAAACCCACATGATTAACTCTTCTAATGTGCCTTATGCGCATATGGGAGAAAGTGTAGCACAGTATGGCGGTTACTCTGCATTTGGTGCATACGAAGATGGCATTATAACTCCATCGGGATCCAAAACTTATCATGGAGCTGTTTATCTTTACAATAATGGCGTCCTTGAAAGAAGTTTCAAACTTACTGCAGATTCTATGCAGGTTGCGAATGTAGGTCGTTCTGTATCCTTGAATAGTAATTTCGTTGCTGCATCTTTTACTGGTTTTGTTATGTCTTCATCTCCGAGACCTTGTGCAGTTATAGCTGGTAAAACCAATGGTGTATGGAATAATAACTTTAGCTATAGCATAATTGATTCTGATGTTACTATATCTACAACTCTACAGGTTGCATTGGATGGTTATGGAACGCTTGCTATCGGTTCTCCTGATGCGACGGTAAATGGTGTTAAGACCGGAGCTGTTTTTATTTATGAGTTTAACGGTTCTACGTGGGTTAAAAAACAAGTACTTACTCCATCAAATGTGGTTGCTGATGGGCTTTTCGGAAGATCTATAGCCTTTCATAATAATTACTTAATGGTTGGTGCTCCTGGAAGTCAAGGAGGTAGAGTATATACCTATTCTAAAAACGGAACATGGTCTCAACTAAATGTATTTCCTTCTTCTGGAACTACTTATGCAGGTGCATTAGGACAGAATGTTGATGTTTCTGATAATACAGCAGTTGTAAGTGCTCCCACCCACAATGGAACAGGAAGTGTTTTCTTTTTAGATCTTCAGAATAATCAGTGGACAGTTGCTTCTCAGATCTCTAATGTTAGAGCTTCTTCTGTTGCTATTGAAAACGTAAAGGCTGTGGTTGGGGTAGACGGAGTATCTGCTCAGTTCTATCTTAAAGATTGGAATGGCTGGGTTCTGAAGAAAACGAGAACAAGCACTGAAGCTGGTGATAGTTTTGGATATGATGTTGATATTGAAGGCAGCAAAGTATTAGTTTCAAGAAAATATGCTGATAAAAACGGAATTCCAAATGTTGGTGCAGGTGTTTCTTATGACTATTGGAGTACTATCTATAGCAGCTCAAGAGAAGCTGTTGATTTCGAAGAAGCTGTTGAAGTAAATAATCTATATCCAAATCCAACAACTCTTTCAGAAGTTACATTTAACAGTAGTGAAGAAATTCTTAACGTAGAAGCTTATGGTCAGAATGGAAGTTCATCAAAATTAACTTTCTCTGGAAATAAGATTGATGTAAGTTCTTTGACTCCTGGTTTATATACTTTACAGATCAGAACTGCTAATGGCATAGAAAGCAGAAAGCTGTCAGTTCTTTAG